The nucleotide window TTCCAGACCAACATCCTGGCGCTGAACGCCGCGGTCGAAGCCGCGCGTGCCGGTGAGCAGGGCCGCGGCTTCGCCGTGGTCGCCTCGGAAGTGCGGACGCTGGCCCAGCGCTCGGCCAGTGCGGCCAAGGAGATCAAGGGCCTGATCGAGACCTCGGTGGAGAAGGTCGCCGACGGTTCGGCCCTGGTGAACCAGGCCGGTGCCACGATGGGCGAGATCGTCGCCTCGGTGCAGCGCGTGACCGACATCATGGCCGAGATCTCCGCCGCCTCGCAGGAACAGTCGGCCGGCATCGAACAGGTCAACCAGACCATCACCCAGATGGACGAAGCCACCCAGCAGAACGCGGCGCTGGTGGAAGAAGCCACCGCGGCCGCACGCAGCATGGAAGAACAGGCCCAGTCCCTGACCGAGTCGGTGTCGGTGTTCAAGCTGCAGGCCTCGGTCAGCGCCCCGGTGCGCCAGGCCATCGCCCAGGCGGCGGCACCGAAGCCGGCTGCGCCCAAGGCCGTGGTCCGCAAGCCGGCCGCGCGCAAGCCCGAACCGGCCTTCGCCGAAGGCGACTGGCAGGAGTTCTGAGCCACGACCCACAGGTCGAATGCCGAGGCGGCCCGGGTATTCCCGGGCCGCGTCGTTTCCGGCGGGTCTTGTCATGGCGGCCCCTACCGTTCGTCGGGAAATACACGCGTGTAGCTCAATCGGGAAACGGCGACGCCGATATCGCTCGTGATACCCCTACCCACCGCCTGCCCCATGAATCGATTCGCACGCCTTTCGCTCGGCAGCAAACTCTCGCTCCAGGTCACCGTCGCCGTCGCCCTCGTCCTGCTCCTGCTCGCCTTCGTGGTCCAGCGCCAATCCAGCCGTGCGATCGAAGAACGCGCAC belongs to Pseudoxanthomonas sp. CF385 and includes:
- a CDS encoding methyl-accepting chemotaxis protein, translating into FQTNILALNAAVEAARAGEQGRGFAVVASEVRTLAQRSASAAKEIKGLIETSVEKVADGSALVNQAGATMGEIVASVQRVTDIMAEISAASQEQSAGIEQVNQTITQMDEATQQNAALVEEATAAARSMEEQAQSLTESVSVFKLQASVSAPVRQAIAQAAAPKPAAPKAVVRKPAARKPEPAFAEGDWQEF